The DNA sequence GTACAAAATTCCGTAGAATTAGCAGAATACATTAAGAGGATATTTTTAGATGACTAATATATAGTATCAGGATGCGGTTTTGTAGGATTAGGGATTTTCCCGATAGGTTACCGGGAAAATCCCTGATTTATGTTTAGGGAGAGGTTTATGAAAAGAATTTTAAATGTTTTGTATGGTGTTTGTGTTGGTATGGTAGTGGGGCTTTTTTTATGCTTATGTGGGGAATTTCGAAACGAAGTATTTCAGACTCGTGAGGATAGTGGATATGCATATTTGACGGAATATAAGCAGGAGAAAGTAGAAGACAGGAGTGCGCCTGTTGGGGTAAAAAATGAATATGTAATACAGCAGTTGGCTATTCCGGAAGGAGGAAGAAATCTAATATTTTATACCATACACCAAAATGTAGAGGTATATATTGGAGAAGAACTTGTATACAGTGTGCGACCGGCAGAAAACAATCCATTTGGAAAGACCCCGGGAAATAACTGGAATGTAATACCGATTTATGAAAAAGATGCAGGAAAGGAAATCAGAATCGTAATCATTCCGGTGTATGAAAGTTCTATTGATATTGTTCCGGATTTTTATTTTGGAGCGAGAGTTGGTATTTGGGCAAAAGTAATGCAACGTAATTTGTTGGCGCTTATTTTGAGTGTACTTGCGATTGTTTCGGGCATTATACTTGTTGTGTTTGGCCTGCTTACACGTCGAAGTGTAGAGATGAATAAGGGACTGACGATGATGGGAATGTTTGCACTGAATATAGGAATTTGGAAGTTGTCGGAAAGTGATGCTATGGCAATGGTGTTCCGTAATTCTATTGTTTTGGCATATATACCATTTTTGGCATTGTTGTTGGTAGTTGTTCCGTTTGTGTTATATATGAAGAATTTATTTGCGAAAGAAAGCAGAATCTGGTATGTACCGTGTTTTATAAGTATTTTTGTAATAATGATTTCCATTGTTTTACAGATTACCGGGATAGCCGATTTCAGGCAGACTCTGTGGATGAATCACATGGTCATGGGGACCGTGATAGTGGTTGGACTGTTTATGCTGATTCGAGAACTTCGTATGGTTGGCTGGAGCAGGCACTTAAAGATTATGGTTATATGCATGAGTTCATGTTTAGTTGGAATGTTAGGAGACATTGCTATTTACTATGGTTCTAATGGTGCTACCATGACAGTTATGGGAATGCTGGGATTTCTGATTTACATTATCGTATTGGGAGTAATATCTATAAAAGAAGTGCGAAAATTGATGTCTATAGGAAAGCAGGCAAAGCGGTATGAGCAGATGGCGTACCACGACCAGCTTACCGGACTTTATAATAGGGCGGCTTATGCGGATTATATAGGGCGTCCGGAGTTTAAGTCGGAGCATTGTATTTTGGTAATGTTTGATTTAAATAATTTGAAATATTGTAATGATACCTGGGGACATGAAATGGGGGATTCTTATATTGTAAATAGTGCAGAGCTTATTTACGATGCATTCGGTAGCGTAGGAAAATGTTACCGAATGGGTGGAGATGAATTTTGTGTACTTTTAAAAGAAGTTTCTTTGAAAAAATGTGAAAATCTAGTAAAGAAATTGCAGAAAGAAACAGAAATCTGGAATAGCGAGACGAAAGAAAAATTCCAGATTCAAATTGCGTGTGGGTATGCGCAATTTGATGAAGATATGGACTATGATTTGGGTGATACCTTAAGGCGCGCCGATAAAATGATGTATCACGAAAAGTTTAAAATGAAACAGGAATAGGAAAAAAATCCTATTTTAATGCGGAACGGCATATCATATAATAAAAACAAAGTTATATAACTTTGTTATATAACGACGCTATGTAAAAAAGTAGAAAAGAGAGAGTTATGCCACCAAAACCAAAATGTACAAAAGAGGATATTATAAAGACAGCATTTGAAATGACAAGAGAGAACGGAATTGAATCTGTGGTTGCAAGAGAACTGGGAAAAAGATTGGGGGTATCAGTTACCCCCATTTTTTCTAATTTCAAGAGTATGCACGAATTGGAAGAAGAAGTAAGAAAGCTTGCAATGCAGGAATTTGACAAATACATTGCAGATGCATTGAACTATTCACCCGCATTTAAACAGTTTGGAATGCAGATGATTCGTTTCGCAAAGGAAGAACCGAAATTGTTCCAGGTGGTTTATATGCAGGAACATGCAGAAAGTTTGCGTTTTGATGAAATGTTTAAAAGGATGGGGGATGTAGTTAAAGTTTGTGTTGAGGTAGTGCAGAAGGATTATGACTTGACAGAGAAGGAAGCGTATGAAGTTTTTAGTCAGTCATGGTTGACAACCTTTTCACTCTGTGTGCTGGAAGCAAATAAGATTTGCAGTTTTTCTGATGACGAGATTTCAGAGGTTTTGAGCAGAGGATTTCAAGCAATCTTAATGCTTGTAAAATCTGGAGGATGTAAGGTGGTATCAGTAGATAGAGAAAGTGAAATGCAAAGTATGGGGTGAAGAATATAAAAAGATAGGAAAAAAATCCTATATCATTTTATATGTAAAAAATGTAATAATATAAAAAGTGTCGAAAATTTGCTGTTTTATATCAGATTTTTGTGTAAAAAGACGAAAAGAATTATCAAAAAAAGCTATATATGGTAAAATATGAGTAACCCGTAGGGTATATATTGTGATTGGACATAATGCACATGAATAACTTGTGCGCCCCTTCGGGAATCTCTGTTTGTTGGAGGAAGGATATGGCAAGGGAGAAAAAGCGTTTAGGAGATATGCTGATTGCAGAGCATATCATTAGTCAGGAACAGTTAGAGGCTGCATTGAAAAAAGCTTCACAAGAACATAAGAAGATTGGTGAGGTTCTGGTAGAACAGGGGTATGCT is a window from the Roseburia sp. 499 genome containing:
- a CDS encoding TetR/AcrR family transcriptional regulator, with protein sequence MPPKPKCTKEDIIKTAFEMTRENGIESVVARELGKRLGVSVTPIFSNFKSMHELEEEVRKLAMQEFDKYIADALNYSPAFKQFGMQMIRFAKEEPKLFQVVYMQEHAESLRFDEMFKRMGDVVKVCVEVVQKDYDLTEKEAYEVFSQSWLTTFSLCVLEANKICSFSDDEISEVLSRGFQAILMLVKSGGCKVVSVDRESEMQSMG
- a CDS encoding GGDEF domain-containing protein is translated as MKRILNVLYGVCVGMVVGLFLCLCGEFRNEVFQTREDSGYAYLTEYKQEKVEDRSAPVGVKNEYVIQQLAIPEGGRNLIFYTIHQNVEVYIGEELVYSVRPAENNPFGKTPGNNWNVIPIYEKDAGKEIRIVIIPVYESSIDIVPDFYFGARVGIWAKVMQRNLLALILSVLAIVSGIILVVFGLLTRRSVEMNKGLTMMGMFALNIGIWKLSESDAMAMVFRNSIVLAYIPFLALLLVVVPFVLYMKNLFAKESRIWYVPCFISIFVIMISIVLQITGIADFRQTLWMNHMVMGTVIVVGLFMLIRELRMVGWSRHLKIMVICMSSCLVGMLGDIAIYYGSNGATMTVMGMLGFLIYIIVLGVISIKEVRKLMSIGKQAKRYEQMAYHDQLTGLYNRAAYADYIGRPEFKSEHCILVMFDLNNLKYCNDTWGHEMGDSYIVNSAELIYDAFGSVGKCYRMGGDEFCVLLKEVSLKKCENLVKKLQKETEIWNSETKEKFQIQIACGYAQFDEDMDYDLGDTLRRADKMMYHEKFKMKQE